In Streptomyces sp. NBC_01426, one genomic interval encodes:
- the treZ gene encoding malto-oligosyltrehalose trehalohydrolase gives MQFEVWAPLTGRVAMRLNDTAYEMTPDPEPGRDGWWLVDAPAADGDEYGFLLGDDPVVRPDPRGRRLPHGPDGHSAVVDVAALHPTAPAPRVPLQDAVLYELHVGTFTPEGTFDAAAARLPYLAGLGVTHVELMPVCPFPGRHGWGYDGVAPWAVHEPYGGPAGLARFVDAAHTAGLGVVLDVVHNHLGPSGNHLPVFGPYFTETHHTPWGAAVNLDAPGSDEVRAYFIGSALAWLRDYRIDGLRLDAVHALADGRALTFLEELAAAVDELAAETARPLFLIAETDQCDPRVTSTRSVGGLGLHAQWNDDFHHALHCTLTGESQGYYADFAEAPIGALAKTLTRAFFHDGTWSSFRGRTHGRPVDRRRTPAHRFLGYTQTHDQIGNRALGDRLSASLSPGLLACAATVALTGPFVPMVFMGEEWGAGTPWQYFTDHPDPELAEAVRTGRRREFAAHGWKAEEIPDPQDPATRDRSCLNWNEPEQPSHTRLLEWYRSLIALRRTHPDLRDPDLAAVRVAHDEERRWVTFRRGEVRVAVNFSPEPVTIALGRNGVRVLAAWEPVDHPGPDGRIHVPGESAVVLGP, from the coding sequence GTGCAGTTCGAGGTGTGGGCACCGCTGACAGGTCGGGTCGCCATGCGACTGAACGACACCGCCTACGAGATGACACCCGACCCGGAACCGGGCCGGGACGGCTGGTGGCTGGTCGACGCGCCGGCCGCCGACGGGGACGAGTACGGGTTCCTGCTGGGTGACGATCCAGTGGTGCGCCCGGACCCGCGCGGGCGCCGGCTGCCCCACGGGCCGGACGGCCACAGCGCGGTCGTCGACGTCGCCGCGTTGCACCCGACGGCGCCGGCGCCCCGCGTCCCGCTCCAGGACGCGGTCCTGTACGAGCTGCACGTCGGGACGTTCACCCCGGAGGGCACCTTCGACGCCGCCGCGGCGCGCCTGCCGTACCTGGCGGGGCTGGGCGTCACGCACGTCGAGCTGATGCCGGTGTGTCCGTTCCCGGGCCGGCACGGCTGGGGGTACGACGGGGTGGCGCCCTGGGCGGTGCACGAACCGTACGGCGGCCCGGCGGGTCTGGCCCGGTTCGTGGACGCGGCGCACACCGCCGGGCTGGGCGTGGTCCTGGACGTGGTCCACAACCACCTGGGGCCCTCCGGGAACCACCTCCCCGTCTTCGGGCCGTACTTCACGGAGACCCACCACACGCCCTGGGGTGCGGCGGTGAACCTGGACGCTCCCGGTTCCGACGAGGTCCGCGCGTACTTCATCGGCAGTGCCCTGGCCTGGCTGCGGGACTACCGGATCGACGGTCTGCGCCTCGACGCCGTGCACGCGCTGGCCGACGGGCGGGCGCTCACCTTCCTGGAGGAGCTGGCTGCGGCCGTGGACGAGCTGGCGGCGGAGACCGCCCGCCCGCTGTTCCTGATCGCCGAGACCGACCAGTGCGACCCGCGCGTCACGAGCACGCGGTCCGTCGGCGGGCTGGGGCTGCACGCCCAGTGGAACGACGACTTCCACCACGCCCTGCACTGCACGCTGACCGGCGAGTCCCAGGGCTACTACGCCGACTTCGCCGAGGCCCCGATCGGCGCCCTCGCCAAGACCCTGACCCGGGCCTTCTTCCACGACGGCACGTGGTCCTCCTTCCGGGGCCGCACCCACGGCAGGCCCGTGGACCGCCGCCGCACGCCGGCGCACCGTTTCCTGGGCTACACCCAGACCCACGACCAGATCGGCAACCGGGCGCTGGGCGACCGGCTGTCGGCCTCCCTGTCCCCGGGCCTGCTGGCGTGCGCCGCGACGGTGGCGCTGACCGGCCCCTTCGTCCCGATGGTGTTCATGGGCGAGGAGTGGGGCGCGGGCACGCCGTGGCAGTACTTCACCGACCATCCCGACCCGGAGCTCGCGGAGGCCGTGCGGACGGGTCGCCGGCGGGAGTTCGCGGCGCACGGCTGGAAGGCGGAGGAGATCCCCGACCCGCAGGACCCGGCGACCCGCGACCGGTCCTGCCTGAACTGGAACGAGCCCGAACAGCCCTCGCACACCCGCCTGTTGGAGTGGTACCGGTCGCTGATCGCACTGCGGCGCACCCATCCGGACCTGCGCGACCCGGACCTCGCTGCGGTGCGGGTCGCGCACGACGAGGAGCGCCGCTGGGTGACGTTCCGGCGCGGCGAGGTCCGGGTGGCGGTGAACTTCTCGCCGGAGCCGGTGACCATCGCCCTGGGCCGCAACGGGGTGCGGGTGCTGGCCGCCTGGGAGCCCGTCGACCACCCGGGCCCCGACGGCCGCATCCACGTGCCGGGCGAGTCGGCGGTGGTGCTGGGCCCGTAG
- a CDS encoding aminopeptidase P family protein has translation MDLDPLLADTEPFTAADYAARMAAAARAAAEAGLAGLLIAPGPDLTHLTGYRPVDTERLTLLVLAADREPVLVVPALEAPDAAKAPGAGALTLRDWADGKNPYDATAPLLDATGRFGVSDNTWALHLLGLQRELPGTAYAPLTDALPMLRAVKDRRELARLAAAGAAADAAYAQILHVPFADRRESDVAADLAALLRVHGHSQVDFTVVGSGPNGANPHHEAGDRVIRHGDMVVLDFGGLLHGYGSDISRTVHVGEPTAEERRVHDVVREAQQAGVAAVRPGIACQDVDRAARAVITEFGYGDRFIHRTGHGIGVTTHEPPYMIEGEEQPLLPGMCFSVEPGVYLPGRFGVRIEDIVTVTDDGVRRLNNAPRELAIVE, from the coding sequence ATGGACCTCGACCCGCTCCTCGCCGACACCGAGCCCTTCACCGCCGCCGACTACGCCGCCCGGATGGCCGCCGCCGCGCGGGCCGCCGCCGAGGCGGGGCTGGCCGGTCTGCTGATCGCCCCCGGGCCCGACCTCACCCACCTCACCGGGTACCGGCCCGTCGACACCGAGCGGCTGACCCTGCTCGTGCTCGCCGCCGACCGGGAACCGGTGCTCGTCGTGCCCGCCCTGGAGGCCCCCGACGCCGCGAAGGCCCCCGGTGCGGGAGCCCTGACCCTGCGCGACTGGGCCGACGGGAAGAACCCGTACGACGCCACCGCGCCCCTGCTCGACGCGACGGGCCGCTTCGGTGTGAGCGACAACACCTGGGCCCTGCACCTGCTCGGTCTCCAACGCGAGTTGCCCGGGACCGCGTACGCCCCGCTCACCGACGCCCTGCCGATGCTCCGCGCCGTGAAGGACCGGCGGGAACTGGCCCGGCTGGCGGCCGCCGGGGCCGCGGCCGACGCCGCGTACGCCCAGATCCTGCACGTCCCCTTCGCCGACCGAAGGGAGAGCGACGTGGCCGCCGACCTGGCCGCGCTGCTGCGCGTCCACGGTCACTCGCAGGTGGACTTCACCGTCGTCGGCTCCGGCCCGAACGGCGCCAACCCCCACCACGAGGCCGGCGACCGCGTCATCCGGCACGGGGACATGGTGGTCCTCGACTTCGGCGGGCTCCTGCACGGCTACGGCTCCGACATCTCCCGCACCGTCCACGTCGGCGAGCCCACCGCCGAGGAGCGGCGGGTCCACGACGTCGTCCGCGAGGCGCAGCAGGCGGGCGTGGCGGCCGTCCGGCCCGGGATCGCCTGCCAGGACGTGGACCGGGCGGCCCGCGCGGTGATCACCGAGTTCGGCTACGGGGACCGTTTCATCCACCGCACCGGCCACGGCATCGGCGTCACCACCCACGAGCCGCCGTACATGATCGAGGGCGAGGAGCAGCCGCTGCTGCCCGGCATGTGCTTCTCCGTCGAGCCGGGCGTCTATCTGCCCGGCCGCTTCGGCGTCCGCATCGAGGACATCGTGACGGTGACCGACGACGGCGTGCGCCGCCTCAACAACGCCCCGCGCGAGCTGGCGATCGTCGAGTAG
- a CDS encoding alpha/beta fold hydrolase — MAIAHRRIGTGPVRVIVLHDWFGTSANWGSVLDHLDPGEFSYAFLDYRGYGDRRDVAGRYNLAEIADDVLDLADQLGWGTFSLLGHSMGGKAAQQVLVRAPERIEKLIGVNPVPAGPYPMDDATHALFHGAAADEDNRRAILDLVTGNRATRHWIDRMSAHSMAVSLPEAFAAYLASWESLDLSAAVKGNTVPVLVLVGEYDPALSVEVMRATWQTWYPHCRIQPLPGAGHYPPHETPVAFTAAIEAFLRG; from the coding sequence ATGGCCATCGCCCACCGCAGGATCGGCACCGGACCCGTCCGCGTGATCGTGTTGCACGACTGGTTCGGCACGTCCGCCAACTGGGGTTCGGTACTGGACCACTTGGACCCGGGGGAGTTCAGCTACGCCTTCCTCGACTACCGCGGCTACGGCGATCGCCGGGACGTCGCCGGCCGGTACAACCTCGCCGAGATCGCCGACGACGTCCTCGACCTGGCCGACCAGCTCGGCTGGGGCACCTTCTCCCTCCTCGGCCACTCCATGGGCGGCAAGGCCGCCCAGCAGGTGCTGGTCCGGGCGCCCGAGCGGATCGAGAAGCTGATCGGCGTCAATCCGGTCCCGGCCGGCCCCTACCCGATGGACGACGCCACCCACGCGCTCTTCCACGGCGCCGCCGCCGACGAGGACAACCGGCGCGCCATCCTCGACCTCGTGACCGGCAACCGCGCTACCCGCCACTGGATCGACCGGATGTCCGCCCACTCGATGGCCGTCTCCCTGCCCGAGGCCTTCGCCGCCTACCTCGCGAGCTGGGAGTCCCTCGACCTGTCCGCGGCGGTCAAGGGCAACACCGTGCCGGTGCTGGTCCTCGTCGGGGAGTACGACCCGGCACTGAGCGTCGAGGTGATGCGCGCCACCTGGCAGACCTGGTACCCGCACTGTCGGATCCAACCGCTGCCCGGCGCCGGCCACTACCCGCCGCACGAGACGCCGGTCGCCTTCACCGCCGCGATCGAGGCCTTCCTGCGCGGCTAG
- a CDS encoding phosphocholine-specific phospholipase C, translated as MAELNRRRFLQIAGGTAAATMLNESIARAAAIPAQGGTGTIRDIEHIVVLMQENRSFDQYFGSMKGVRGFGDPRPVLQDNGKSVFHQSNGTKDILPFNPQVDDLGMQFVEGLNHDWAGGHAAYNNGKYDKWVPAKTATTMSYMTRNDIPFHYALADAFTVCDAYHCSFIGATDPNRYYLWSGHTGNDGTGGGPVLGNQEAGYGWKTYPERLEAAGVSWKIYQDVGDGLNAAGHWGWIGDAFRGNYGDNSLLYFNSYRNAQPGSALYEKARTGTDAKAGEGYFDRLRADVVNGTLPQVSWIAAPEAFSEHPNWPVNFGAWYISQVLDALTANPAVWAKTAFFITYDENDGFFDHVVPPYPPTSAAWGLSTADVTKDLYAGGGGYAAGPYGLGPRVPMIVVSPWSKGGYVCSETFDHTSVIRFMEKRFGVREPNISPWRRAVCGDLTSAFDFTKADASPAALPPTADYLPPDHNAHPSYHPVPPATGALPKQEAGSKRTRALGYQPYVDGKATVATGKFTLTFASGPTLGAHFHSTSGNRTDGPWPYTVEAGKTLSDTWSTSASTGNQINLTVWGPNGFLRTWKGPAAKAGPEVTARHDATAGNLALTLANAGTAAVNLTVTNTYGGAPQTFKVNPGATVTHSVDLRATGRWYDVKVVSDADADAGFLRRFAGHVETGAPGVSDPAIKTV; from the coding sequence ATGGCTGAACTCAACCGTCGCAGGTTCCTGCAGATCGCGGGCGGTACGGCCGCCGCCACGATGCTGAACGAGAGCATCGCCCGCGCCGCCGCCATCCCGGCGCAGGGCGGCACCGGAACGATCCGGGACATCGAGCACATCGTCGTCCTCATGCAGGAGAATCGTTCCTTCGACCAGTACTTCGGTTCGATGAAGGGCGTTCGGGGCTTCGGCGACCCGCGCCCCGTCCTCCAGGACAACGGAAAGTCGGTCTTCCACCAGTCCAACGGGACGAAGGACATCCTCCCCTTCAACCCGCAGGTGGACGACCTGGGCATGCAGTTCGTCGAGGGCCTCAACCACGACTGGGCCGGCGGCCACGCGGCGTACAACAACGGCAAGTACGACAAGTGGGTCCCGGCCAAGACGGCCACGACGATGTCGTACATGACGCGGAACGACATCCCGTTCCACTACGCCCTCGCCGACGCGTTCACCGTCTGCGACGCCTACCACTGCTCCTTCATCGGAGCCACCGACCCGAACCGCTACTACCTGTGGTCCGGTCACACGGGCAACGACGGCACCGGCGGCGGACCGGTCCTCGGCAACCAGGAAGCCGGCTACGGCTGGAAGACCTACCCGGAGCGGCTGGAGGCGGCCGGGGTCTCCTGGAAGATCTACCAGGACGTCGGCGACGGCCTGAACGCCGCGGGCCACTGGGGCTGGATCGGCGACGCCTTCCGCGGCAACTACGGCGACAACTCGCTGCTGTACTTCAACTCCTACCGCAACGCCCAGCCCGGCAGCGCCCTCTACGAGAAGGCCCGCACCGGCACCGACGCCAAGGCCGGCGAGGGGTACTTCGACCGGCTGCGCGCCGACGTGGTGAACGGCACCCTGCCCCAGGTCTCCTGGATCGCCGCGCCCGAGGCCTTCAGCGAGCACCCGAACTGGCCGGTCAACTTCGGCGCCTGGTACATCTCGCAGGTGCTCGACGCGCTGACCGCGAACCCGGCGGTGTGGGCGAAGACGGCCTTCTTCATCACCTACGACGAGAACGACGGCTTCTTCGACCACGTCGTGCCCCCGTACCCGCCCACCTCGGCCGCCTGGGGCCTGTCCACGGCGGACGTCACGAAGGACCTGTACGCGGGCGGCGGGGGCTACGCCGCCGGCCCCTACGGACTCGGCCCCCGCGTCCCGATGATCGTCGTCTCCCCGTGGAGCAAGGGCGGCTACGTCTGCTCCGAGACCTTCGACCACACCTCGGTGATCCGCTTCATGGAGAAGCGGTTCGGGGTGCGGGAGCCCAACATCTCGCCGTGGCGCCGCGCCGTCTGCGGGGACCTCACCTCGGCCTTCGACTTCACCAAGGCGGACGCCTCCCCGGCGGCCCTGCCCCCCACGGCCGACTACCTCCCGCCGGACCACAACGCGCACCCGTCCTACCACCCGGTGCCGCCTGCCACCGGCGCCCTGCCGAAGCAGGAGGCGGGCTCCAAGCGGACGCGCGCGCTGGGCTACCAGCCGTACGTGGACGGCAAGGCCACCGTCGCGACGGGCAAGTTCACCCTGACCTTCGCCTCCGGGCCCACTCTGGGCGCCCACTTCCACAGCACCTCCGGCAACCGCACGGACGGGCCGTGGCCCTACACGGTCGAGGCGGGCAAGACCCTCTCGGACACCTGGAGCACCAGCGCCTCCACCGGGAACCAGATCAACCTCACGGTCTGGGGTCCGAACGGTTTCCTGCGCACCTGGAAGGGCCCCGCCGCGAAGGCCGGCCCCGAGGTCACCGCCCGCCACGACGCGACCGCCGGCAACCTCGCGCTGACCCTCGCCAACGCGGGCACGGCCGCCGTCAACCTCACCGTGACCAACACCTACGGCGGCGCGCCGCAGACCTTCAAGGTCAACCCCGGTGCGACGGTGACCCACTCGGTCGACCTGCGCGCCACGGGCCGCTGGTACGACGTGAAGGTCGTCTCGGACGCCGACGCCGACGCCGGCTTCCTGCGCCGCTTCGCGGGCCACGTCGAGACGGGAGCCCCGGGCGTCTCCGACCCGGCGATCAAGACCGTGTGA
- a CDS encoding TRAFAC clade GTPase domain-containing protein translates to MTSVVCPYCFDRSPASRLAFRCQMSATGVRGGKPCTAEQDTVWAEFVGPGVAPGRAARGPVFEAPRDLVSRIAGAGPGSRAFRGRRGSRADCPHCGVSTSVRVCLRCHSDFPGDYCDQDTRIIALLGPKASGKSTYVSVLVNELRGRVGRAYGASLTPMGGETQRRDRDMAEDLYDRLRLPQATRPVALGFNDPLLYRLSLPRPRRMRADGSRHTALVFFDAAGEDLADAEAMNRYTSYLAAADGIIVLVDPLQSRAVRDRLPRDAGAALPALHTPPQQIAADLAAQLRAHGRGSTGGRVTTPVAVAVTKTDSLLPLLDPHSPLLRNGDHSGGAVDENDRLAVHEEVRDLLEGWDSGALTRQLDRDFARFSLFGLSALGSPPPAHAPADAPRSGPQPWRVEDPLLWLLGLGGLLPRRQGGTRGRDGAPGAGAPGAGASGAGPSGAGAAGAGGASGVGGSGPDGASAFDGAAPAGSAGSAGSEAGA, encoded by the coding sequence ATGACGTCCGTCGTCTGCCCCTACTGCTTCGACCGGTCGCCGGCGTCCCGGCTGGCCTTCCGCTGCCAGATGTCGGCCACCGGTGTACGCGGCGGGAAACCGTGCACCGCCGAACAGGACACGGTGTGGGCCGAGTTCGTGGGGCCCGGCGTGGCGCCGGGCCGCGCGGCCCGCGGCCCGGTCTTCGAGGCACCGCGCGACCTCGTCTCCCGGATCGCGGGCGCCGGCCCCGGCTCGCGCGCGTTCCGCGGCCGGCGCGGCTCGCGCGCGGACTGCCCGCACTGCGGGGTGTCCACCTCGGTCCGGGTGTGCCTGCGCTGCCACAGCGACTTCCCCGGCGACTACTGCGACCAGGACACCCGGATCATCGCCCTGCTCGGCCCGAAGGCCTCCGGCAAGAGCACGTACGTGTCGGTGCTGGTGAACGAGCTGCGCGGTCGGGTGGGCCGGGCGTACGGGGCCTCGCTCACCCCGATGGGCGGCGAGACGCAGCGCCGGGACCGTGACATGGCCGAGGACCTGTACGACCGGCTGCGGCTCCCGCAGGCCACCAGGCCGGTGGCGCTCGGCTTCAACGACCCGCTGCTCTACCGGCTGAGCCTGCCCCGGCCCCGCCGGATGCGCGCGGACGGCAGCCGGCACACGGCGCTGGTGTTCTTCGACGCGGCGGGCGAGGACCTCGCCGACGCCGAGGCGATGAACCGCTACACCAGCTACCTGGCGGCCGCCGACGGGATCATCGTGCTGGTCGACCCCCTGCAGAGTCGGGCCGTGCGCGACCGGCTGCCCAGGGACGCCGGCGCGGCGCTGCCCGCCCTGCACACCCCGCCGCAGCAGATCGCCGCCGACCTCGCGGCGCAGCTGCGGGCGCACGGTCGGGGCAGTACGGGCGGCCGGGTCACCACGCCGGTGGCCGTCGCCGTCACCAAGACGGACTCCCTGCTCCCGCTGCTGGACCCGCATTCGCCGCTGCTGCGCAACGGCGATCACTCGGGCGGCGCGGTCGACGAGAACGACCGGCTGGCGGTGCACGAGGAGGTCCGCGACCTGTTGGAGGGCTGGGACTCGGGGGCGTTGACGCGGCAGTTGGACCGGGACTTCGCCCGGTTCTCCCTGTTCGGGCTGTCGGCGCTCGGCTCGCCGCCGCCCGCGCACGCACCGGCGGACGCGCCGCGGTCGGGACCGCAGCCGTGGCGGGTGGAGGATCCCCTGCTGTGGCTGCTGGGGCTGGGCGGCCTGCTGCCCCGGCGCCAGGGCGGGACACGGGGCCGGGACGGGGCGCCGGGCGCCGGGGCGCCGGGCGCCGGGGCTTCGGGCGCGGGGCCTTCGGGCGCGGGTGCGGCGGGTGCGGGCGGGGCGTCGGGGGTCGGGGGTTCGGGTCCGGACGGGGCGAGCGCCTTCGACGGCGCGGCCCCGGCGGGCTCGGCGGGGTCGGCCGGCTCGGAGGCGGGCGCGTGA